The Pelagicoccus sp. SDUM812003 genomic sequence CGTGGATGAGGAAGAACTCGTGTTGGCCGAGATCGGTGAAGTCGAGCGTTTGGCGCCTGGCGTAGGGACCGAACGCTTCCAAGGTCAGGCGAAGCGGCCTCATGAAGAAACCTCCTGTCGCTCGGCGTCTTCGCGACGAAGCTCCTCTAGCGTTTCCTCGAAGAGGGCGGTTTCAAGCGTGCTGGGCTCTCGTTCCAGAACCTCGCTGAAAAAGCTGGAAAACAGCTCGCTCTCGGTAGCCTGCTGGCGTTTGGCGACGTTTGAAACGGCGCTGGCCTCGCGAGTGAGGAATCGTCGCTCCAGCTGAAGTACGTTCGGATACGCCTCGCGCAGTCGACCGATGGCGTTGAGCAAGGCGCCTTGGTCAGTCAGAACGACGCGCAAGTAGTCCGCTCTCTGTCCATCGTCCGGAGCGGCTGCGATGAGCTGGCCAAGCTCCCCTTCGATCGTGCGCACGTCTCGTCGAGCCGTCATGGGTATGTGTTTGGTGGATACCGATCCCGCGTCGTCGATATCCACGATGGTGACGGATTTGACGTGGTCCGCTTCCGAGAAGGAGTATTTCATAGGAGAGCCCGCATACAGGCAGCGTTCGGATACGCTTTGAGCTGCGTGCAAGTGGCCGAGGGCTGTGTAGTGAAAATCCTGGAAAACGTCGACCGGCACAGTGCCGGCGCCGCCCACGGAGAGTGGACGCTCCGAATCGGATTCCGTCCTAGCTCCCGCCACGAAAGCGTGCGCCACCAGGACGCGCGCACGGTCCGGCGAAAAGCGATCCCGCATGCGCTCGATGCAACAGGCCACAGCCGAAGCGTGATCCCGGACGGTGAGATCTCCCGACCAAGCTCGCACCTCCGCCGGCTCGGCGAAGGGCAGGGCGAAAATGTCCACATCGCCAAGGGTGATCGGAGTCAAGGCGCGCTCGAAGTCTGCTACGATGTGCAGTCCCGCTTTCTGCAACAGCGTGGAGCCGTACCCGACGCGCGTGGCGCTGTCGTGATTTCCCGGTATGGCGATGATGGGAACGTTGACTTCGCTGATGATCCGCTGCCAAGTGCGATCCAGCAAAGCGACCGCCTCTGGAGGAGGTACGGCCCGATCGTATAGGTCGCCCGCCACGATCACGGCGGCCACGTTTTCCGCTTTGGCGATCTCCACTATCCGATCAAGAACCGCCGATTGATCGTCAGTGAGATGGATTTGATGGAAAATTCGACCTAGGTGCCAGTCAGCGGTGTGGAGAAACTTCATGGGCGAGGGAAATCGGCCAGCATGGGAGGCTGCCGCCCGAGATCAACCGCGGAGTGTGGCCTGCCGTTTCTCGAAGCGTCTCGCACGCTGAGACATCGAAGATGAAGGGTCCCAGAACGCACAAAAAACGCCCCCATTGCTGGAGGCGTTTTTTCACGGGAGTGAGCCGAGACAATAGGTGGTGGCGGGACCCGGTTACCGAGCGCAGCGACACCTGAGGAGCCACAGCGACGAAGCATCGAAGCTGAAGGGTCCCAGAACGCACAAAAAACGCCCCCATTGCTGGAGGCGTTTTTTCACGGGAGTGAGCCGAGACAATAAGTGGTGGCGGGACCCGGTTACCGAGCG encodes the following:
- a CDS encoding exonuclease SbcCD subunit D, with the translated sequence MKFLHTADWHLGRIFHQIHLTDDQSAVLDRIVEIAKAENVAAVIVAGDLYDRAVPPPEAVALLDRTWQRIISEVNVPIIAIPGNHDSATRVGYGSTLLQKAGLHIVADFERALTPITLGDVDIFALPFAEPAEVRAWSGDLTVRDHASAVACCIERMRDRFSPDRARVLVAHAFVAGARTESDSERPLSVGGAGTVPVDVFQDFHYTALGHLHAAQSVSERCLYAGSPMKYSFSEADHVKSVTIVDIDDAGSVSTKHIPMTARRDVRTIEGELGQLIAAAPDDGQRADYLRVVLTDQGALLNAIGRLREAYPNVLQLERRFLTREASAVSNVAKRQQATESELFSSFFSEVLEREPSTLETALFEETLEELRREDAERQEVSS